From the genome of Candidatus Effluviviaceae Genus V sp.:
CATGCCCCACGGCGGATTCGCCGTCAGGCGCTCCATACTCGTCACCTGCTCGTCCGCGTCGCAGCGGTACTCCTTGACGCGGTCGTCCTTCCGGATGAGGATCGACCTGGGCACATTGTGTTCCTCGACGAAGTGGGCCGGCCGCTCCTCGAGTGCCTTGGCTATCCTCTGGAGCGCTCCGATGGTGGGAGAGGTCTTCCCGCGCTCGATCTCCGATATGTGCGTGGCCGACATGCCTGAGCGCGCGGCCACTTCCTTGAGCGTCAGCTCGCGCCTGAACCGCGCCAGCCTGACCCTGCGCCCGACCTCCTGCTTGCTAGGCATTCCGGTCCTCCATTCCACTACTTCGACCGGCCGTTCACCCCGCAGCCGGTGGATCAAACTCCATGCTGGCTAAATCCGAAACAGACTCGGTGCCGCGAGGACGGCGAAGACCTCGGAGTCCTCGTCCCCGATGTTCTCGGTCGCCACCCCGTTGTCGAGCCGCATCTGGATCGTGTCGCCCTCACGAAGCACGTGAGACTGCTCCTCCGCGGTCATGCGGACCATGCCGCCGAGGCAGTGGATCACGACTTCACCGATCATCGGGAAGACCCGGAGCGACTCGCCGGGCGGCAAGCTGTGCTGGAAGACCTGAACGTACCCGCCGGGAATCCCTCTGCTCAGCACCTCCGCCTCGAAGGGCTTGCCGTCGTCGTCCGCGAAGAAGCACGTGTTCCTGTCACGCAACCGCGTGACCTCGACCTTCGGCAGGTCGTCGTCCTGTACGAAGTAGGCGGGGTTCTCGCCGAGGGCGCCTGCGATGCGCTCCAGCGCGCCGATCGTCGGGGAGGTCTTGCCGCGTTCGACCTCAGAGATGTGTGTTGCGGACATCCCGCAGCGGGCCGCCACCTCCTTGAGCGTCAGGTTCCGTTCGAAGCGGGCTATTCTCAGCCTCTGTCCGAGTTCGGCCTTCGTCGGCATGAGATAGTCACGTCCTTTCTTCTTTCCGAGCCTCTCGGCTGCTCGCACTCGCCCCTTCGTGCATGAACCATCCGGACAATCGTTGGTGCGAGAAGCTCACATCGTGAGGAATCGTGGAGTGCGCTCTCGAACGGGGGCGTTCGTGAGAAGATAACCTGCCCGGCTCTTTCGGTCAAGTCCCGAATTGGACCGAAAACCGAGCCTTCGCATTCCTCATAGGTGTGTTGATTGTCTCTCATTTGCCTCGTTTCTGCAAGTCCAAAGATGACCAAGAAAGTAGGCACGCCGTCGAGCCGGGCGCCGCGGACCGAGAGCATTCCTGCCTTCTCTCCGGTCACCGGTGACCGTCCGCACTCTCCCGGCGGGTTCAGACCCTCTCTTTCTTGACACCGCCCGAGCCGGATTGGTAGCATCTCGTTCTGGCTTGTGACGCGGAGGGGCCACCGTTGCCCCGCCGCAGGAACCTCACCGAGGGACGCTTGGAGGACACCATGGTCAGCGATCTCGAGGCGGTATTCTCCGCGAACGCGCGGGGCATGAAGAAGTCGGTCATCCGTGAGCTTCTCAAACTCACGCGGAGGCCGGAGATCATCTCCTTCGCCGGCGGACTCCCGGACCCGGCCGCCTTCCCCGTCGACGAGGTTGCCGAAGTCGCCGCCGACGTCCTCGAGCGCGACGGCGCGACGATCCTGCAGTACAGCCCGACTGAGGGCGACCCCAGGCTCAAGGAGGAACTCATCGCGCATCACGAGCGCGAGGACGGCGTCAAGTTGAGCCCGGAGAACATCCTCGTGACCGTGGCCTCGCAGCAGGGTCTCGATCTGGTCGGGAAGGTCTTCGTCGACCGCGGTGATCCGGTGATCGTCGGCCTTCCGACCTACGTAGGCGGCCTCGGGGCCTTCAACGCGTACGGTGCGAGGATGATCGGTGTGCCGATCGATGAGGAGGGCATGCGTATGGACCTCCTCGAGGCCGAGCTCGAGAAGCTCAAGGCCGCCGGCACGAAGCCGAAGTTCATCTACGTCGTCCCGGACTTCCAGAACCCTGCCGGCATCACGATGACGGAGCCGCGGCGCAGGCGCCTCATCGAGCTCGCGCACGAGTACGACACGATGATCATCGAAGACAGTCCCTACAAGGAGCTTCGCTACGAGGGCGAGAGCGTCAAGTCGATCTTCAGCCTCGACGATTCCGGACAGGTCGTCGGCCTTCACACGTTCTCCAAGATCCTCTTCCCGGGGATGCGGCTCGGCTGGATGGTCGGTCACGAGTCCGTCATCCAGAAGTTCGTCATCGCCAAGCAGTCGACCGACCTCTGCACGCCGGCGTTCAACCAGGCGATCGTGGCCGAGTTCGCGGCCCGCGGTCTTCTGCAGAAGAACATCGACAAGGTGAGGACCATCTACCGCGAGAAGCGCGAGGTGATGCTGAGCGCGCTCGAGGAGCACATGCCGAAGCTCGACGGACTCTCGTGGACGAAGCCGGACGGCGGGCTCTTCCTGTGGCTTTCGCTTCCAGATGGCATGAACTCCGACCAGCTCTTCTATGAGGCCGTGGAGGAGAACGTCGCCTTCGTCATAGGCTCCGCCTTCCACTGCGACGAGGGCGGCAAGACGACCATGCGACTGAACTTCTCGTACCCCACGAAGGACGACATCGTCGAGGGGGTCAAGAGACTGGCCCGCGTCATCGACAAGCACCACAGGAGCGTAGCGAACGGAGGCAACGTCGTCGCGACGCCCTGACCCTCCACGGGACACGGGCAGCGGTCGGCGCGACATGAGTGGAGTTGTGGAAGGACCCGACGGACGAGGCGGGACCTCACGAGGCCCCGCCTCGCTCTTCGACGCATCGGGTCCGGTCGGTTGAGCGACCCCTGGTAACGGGGGTCCGGTGCAGTGGGAGTGAACGGAGAAGGCGACATGGCGAACATGGACAAGAAGGCGGATCTGGCTGGTCCCGGCGTGAGCACGTACGAAGAGGTGGCGAAGATCCTGCCGGACGACTAC
Proteins encoded in this window:
- a CDS encoding helix-turn-helix domain-containing protein, producing the protein MPSKQEVGRRVRLARFRRELTLKEVAARSGMSATHISEIERGKTSPTIGALQRIAKALEERPAHFVEEHNVPRSILIRKDDRVKEYRCDADEQVTSMERLTANPPWGMLTVIRKVAKPGEALHRPPAMGELVAHCLRGMVRYTVKGEKHVLREGDTVQFLLDEGYHVENIGEDNSEVVAFAAFPGRSGW
- a CDS encoding helix-turn-helix domain-containing protein, giving the protein MRAAERLGKKKGRDYLMPTKAELGQRLRIARFERNLTLKEVAARCGMSATHISEVERGKTSPTIGALERIAGALGENPAYFVQDDDLPKVEVTRLRDRNTCFFADDDGKPFEAEVLSRGIPGGYVQVFQHSLPPGESLRVFPMIGEVVIHCLGGMVRMTAEEQSHVLREGDTIQMRLDNGVATENIGDEDSEVFAVLAAPSLFRI
- a CDS encoding aminotransferase class I/II-fold pyridoxal phosphate-dependent enzyme, with the translated sequence MVSDLEAVFSANARGMKKSVIRELLKLTRRPEIISFAGGLPDPAAFPVDEVAEVAADVLERDGATILQYSPTEGDPRLKEELIAHHEREDGVKLSPENILVTVASQQGLDLVGKVFVDRGDPVIVGLPTYVGGLGAFNAYGARMIGVPIDEEGMRMDLLEAELEKLKAAGTKPKFIYVVPDFQNPAGITMTEPRRRRLIELAHEYDTMIIEDSPYKELRYEGESVKSIFSLDDSGQVVGLHTFSKILFPGMRLGWMVGHESVIQKFVIAKQSTDLCTPAFNQAIVAEFAARGLLQKNIDKVRTIYREKREVMLSALEEHMPKLDGLSWTKPDGGLFLWLSLPDGMNSDQLFYEAVEENVAFVIGSAFHCDEGGKTTMRLNFSYPTKDDIVEGVKRLARVIDKHHRSVANGGNVVATP